From the Natrarchaeobaculum aegyptiacum genome, one window contains:
- a CDS encoding HalOD1 output domain-containing protein codes for MYRHSPSFRVVSAVADADDEDLVDLEPPLSEVVDPTALDRLFEATATSDRSGEGRVTFRYRGHDVIVRSDGDVELE; via the coding sequence ATGTATCGACACTCCCCTAGCTTTCGCGTCGTATCGGCCGTTGCGGATGCCGACGACGAGGATCTCGTCGACCTCGAGCCGCCCCTGTCCGAGGTCGTCGATCCGACGGCACTCGACCGGCTCTTCGAAGCCACTGCCACCAGTGACAGATCTGGCGAGGGGCGTGTCACGTTCCGGTACCGTGGCCACGACGTGATCGTCCGATCGGACGGCGACGTCGAACTCGAGTAA
- a CDS encoding YeeE/YedE family protein — MVSELFAPALYESLFPVGISRYAVGGLLVGLGAAVIYLGTGIPAGASTFLESTLSYVSDQSRFQQYVSSRDWRVVFTLGIVAGAFVYALTFQSGLLSSGLYASGTTGQLYDVGGVTLWLTDVQPWRLFLGGILVGIGTRIGKGCTSGHGVCGVGSASKTSIVGVITFLIVAIGTAQIVMALGVSP; from the coding sequence ATGGTATCTGAACTCTTCGCTCCCGCGCTGTACGAGTCGCTGTTTCCCGTTGGGATCAGCCGGTACGCCGTCGGGGGACTGCTCGTCGGCCTCGGGGCCGCCGTGATCTACCTCGGCACCGGCATTCCGGCCGGCGCGAGCACGTTCCTCGAGTCGACGCTCTCGTACGTCTCCGACCAGTCGCGATTTCAGCAGTACGTCAGTTCGCGCGACTGGCGGGTCGTCTTCACGCTCGGGATCGTCGCGGGCGCGTTCGTCTACGCCCTGACGTTCCAGTCTGGACTGCTCTCGAGCGGCCTCTACGCGTCCGGAACGACTGGACAGCTGTACGACGTCGGGGGTGTCACACTCTGGTTGACTGACGTCCAGCCGTGGCGGCTGTTCCTCGGCGGGATCCTCGTCGGAATCGGCACGCGAATCGGCAAGGGCTGTACATCCGGTCACGGCGTCTGTGGCGTCGGCTCCGCCTCGAAGACGTCCATCGTGGGCGTGATCACGTTCCTGATCGTCGCGATCGGAACGGCCCAGATCGTGATGGCACTGGGGGTGAGTCCGTAG
- a CDS encoding CaiB/BaiF CoA transferase family protein, whose protein sequence is MDLSDYTVLDLSWLLPGPYGTMLLADLGADVIKVEDPNRGDYARWAPPTVKSTGTGALFHAVNRNKRSVTIDLKTDEGQAAFLELAEDADAIVEQFRPGVVSRLGVDYETVRDRNEEIVYCSLTGYGQDGPYSDRAGHDLNYLGLSGFLHRTRSRDGSIPAVPGFPIADMTGGLFTAFSVVAALASRELGGGGEYIDLSMTDVATALGTGLAWESLLETGDPGEDGAFAGPSYGVYETADGKYVTVAALEEQFWEQLLAELDREDLREYHDATGEDAAYATAELAAEFASRTRSEWLEDLSPETTVAPVSEHGEVFDHPQLEARDLVGEVDLDDGERVPQVGFPAQFGEELDEFRSAAPGHGEHTREVLSSVLSDEELDRLEEDGVV, encoded by the coding sequence ATGGACCTCAGCGATTACACCGTTCTCGACCTCTCGTGGTTGCTCCCGGGCCCGTACGGGACGATGTTGCTCGCAGATCTCGGTGCCGACGTGATCAAGGTCGAGGACCCGAACCGCGGCGACTACGCCCGGTGGGCACCGCCGACAGTCAAATCGACCGGGACGGGGGCGCTCTTTCACGCCGTCAATCGGAACAAACGGAGCGTGACGATCGACCTGAAGACCGACGAGGGGCAAGCAGCCTTCCTCGAACTGGCCGAAGACGCCGATGCCATCGTCGAACAGTTCCGGCCGGGCGTGGTCTCACGGCTCGGGGTCGACTACGAGACGGTCCGGGACCGAAACGAGGAGATCGTCTACTGCTCGCTCACCGGGTACGGGCAGGACGGCCCGTACAGTGACCGTGCGGGCCACGACCTGAACTACCTCGGACTCAGCGGGTTTCTCCACCGGACCCGGTCGCGCGACGGGTCGATCCCGGCTGTCCCCGGCTTTCCGATCGCCGACATGACCGGCGGCCTCTTCACCGCATTCAGCGTCGTCGCTGCACTGGCGAGCCGCGAACTCGGCGGCGGCGGCGAGTACATCGACCTCTCGATGACCGACGTGGCGACCGCCCTCGGGACCGGTCTCGCGTGGGAGAGTCTCCTCGAGACGGGTGATCCCGGCGAGGATGGAGCCTTCGCCGGACCGAGCTACGGCGTCTACGAGACTGCCGATGGAAAGTACGTCACCGTCGCCGCCCTCGAAGAGCAGTTCTGGGAGCAACTTCTCGCGGAACTCGACCGGGAAGACCTCAGGGAGTACCACGACGCGACGGGCGAGGACGCCGCCTACGCGACCGCCGAACTCGCAGCCGAGTTCGCGAGTCGGACGCGCTCGGAGTGGCTCGAGGATCTCTCGCCGGAGACGACCGTCGCACCGGTCTCCGAGCACGGCGAGGTCTTCGACCATCCCCAGCTCGAAGCCCGGGATCTGGTCGGCGAGGTGGACCTCGACGACGGCGAGAGGGTGCCACAGGTCGGATTCCCTGCCCAGTTCGGCGAGGAACTCGACGAGTTCCGATCGGCCGCGCCAGGTCACGGTGAGCATACTCGCGAGGTCCTCTCGAGTGTGCTCTCGGACGAGGAACTGGATCGACTCGAGGAGGACGGGGTCGTGTGA
- a CDS encoding nicotinate phosphoribosyltransferase, translating into MTQPTAGYLSPETAPLFTDLYELRMMQAYYNQEHNPRATFSLFFRELPTKRGYMLTAGLEQAVHAIEQLSFGPRAIDYLSELGFGERFLEHLSDLEFTGDVWALPEGTPVFGNEPMLEVTAPILQGQLLETIVINQLGYQTLVATKAGRMRDVIDRQGDGQSLVDFGSRRSHGTDAGIKAARAAYVGGFDGTSNVAAGELFDVPVFGTMAHSWVQSFATERAAFETYLAEHGEETILLIDTYDTVAGAELAADVADEMGLEIRGVRLDSGDLPALSKAVDEVCELDQYISSGIDEYAIRDFFDRDGVATGFGPGTALVTSTDAPKVEGVYKLVAVERDGEMHPTMKLSTGKVTYPHAKRVHRIEENGQYVGDVIGLRVESLPGENLLEPVIEDGERVADLPSLETSRDRANERRSNLPAPHRRIDDPEPYAVEISDGLERATEELRRDLEAKA; encoded by the coding sequence ATGACCCAGCCGACCGCGGGGTACCTCTCCCCAGAGACCGCGCCGCTGTTTACCGACCTGTACGAGTTGCGGATGATGCAGGCCTACTACAACCAGGAGCACAACCCGCGAGCGACGTTCAGTCTCTTCTTCCGGGAGTTGCCGACGAAACGGGGCTACATGCTCACCGCTGGCCTCGAGCAGGCCGTTCACGCCATCGAACAGCTCTCGTTCGGTCCGCGGGCGATCGACTACCTCTCCGAACTGGGCTTCGGGGAGAGATTCCTCGAACACCTTAGCGACCTCGAGTTCACCGGCGACGTCTGGGCACTCCCGGAGGGGACGCCGGTCTTCGGGAACGAGCCGATGCTCGAGGTGACCGCGCCGATCCTGCAGGGGCAGTTGCTCGAGACGATCGTGATCAACCAGCTCGGCTACCAGACGCTCGTGGCGACGAAGGCCGGGCGGATGCGCGACGTGATCGACCGCCAGGGCGACGGGCAGTCGCTCGTCGACTTCGGCTCGCGACGCTCGCACGGGACAGACGCGGGGATCAAGGCGGCTCGAGCGGCGTACGTCGGCGGTTTCGACGGCACGTCGAACGTCGCTGCCGGCGAACTGTTCGACGTCCCCGTCTTCGGCACGATGGCTCACTCGTGGGTCCAGAGTTTCGCCACAGAGCGGGCGGCATTCGAGACCTATCTCGCCGAACACGGCGAGGAGACCATTTTGCTGATCGACACCTACGACACGGTCGCCGGCGCCGAACTCGCCGCCGACGTCGCCGACGAGATGGGTCTCGAGATTCGCGGCGTTCGACTCGACTCGGGGGATCTGCCTGCCCTCTCGAAGGCCGTCGACGAGGTCTGTGAGCTCGACCAGTACATTTCCTCCGGAATCGACGAGTATGCCATCCGGGATTTTTTCGACCGCGACGGCGTCGCAACCGGCTTCGGTCCGGGGACGGCGCTGGTCACGAGCACGGACGCCCCGAAGGTCGAGGGCGTCTACAAACTCGTCGCAGTCGAACGCGACGGCGAGATGCACCCCACCATGAAGCTCTCGACGGGCAAGGTGACCTACCCGCACGCAAAACGAGTCCATCGAATCGAAGAGAACGGCCAGTACGTCGGCGACGTGATCGGTCTCAGGGTGGAGTCGCTCCCCGGCGAGAACCTGCTCGAGCCCGTGATCGAAGACGGCGAACGAGTCGCCGACCTCCCGAGCCTCGAGACGAGTCGCGACCGGGCGAACGAACGGCGATCAAACCTCCCTGCACCCCATCGCCGGATCGACGATCCCGAACCGTACGCAGTCGAGATCAGCGACGGCCTCGAGCGGGCAACCGAGGAGTTGCGCCGCGACCTCGAGGCGAAAGCCTGA
- a CDS encoding MBL fold metallo-hydrolase, translated as MDEMDFPMPDVTVDAVTPAELKARIDDGEDVTILDARMQGDYEEWKIDGETVESINVPYFEFLEDEIDEEILAAVPEDREVTVLCAKGGASEFVAATLKDRGYDVHHLEDGMNGWAKIYEAVEVERYDGAGTLLQYQRPSSGCLGYFVYDGDEAAVIDPLRAFTDRYLEDADELGVELKYAIDTHIHADHISGVRALVEEGVEGVIPSKSADRGATYAADVTLAEDGDEFNVGDITVEAVSTPGHTTDMTSYLIDDSLLATGDGLFVESVARPDLEEGDDGAPEAAQMLHDSLHERVLTLPDETLIGGAHFSDAAEPAEDGTYTAPIGQLVDEMDALSMAKDEFVDLILSDMPPRPANYETIIPTNLGQNEADDDEAFELELGPNNCAASQESLAGD; from the coding sequence ATGGACGAGATGGACTTTCCGATGCCCGACGTGACCGTCGACGCGGTCACCCCGGCCGAGCTGAAAGCACGAATCGACGACGGCGAGGACGTGACGATTCTCGACGCACGGATGCAGGGCGACTACGAGGAGTGGAAGATCGACGGAGAGACCGTCGAATCGATCAACGTCCCGTACTTCGAATTCCTCGAGGACGAGATCGACGAGGAGATCCTCGCAGCCGTCCCCGAGGACCGTGAGGTCACCGTCCTCTGTGCGAAAGGTGGTGCCAGCGAGTTCGTCGCCGCCACGCTCAAAGACCGCGGCTACGACGTCCACCACCTCGAGGACGGAATGAACGGCTGGGCGAAGATCTACGAGGCCGTCGAAGTCGAGCGCTACGACGGGGCCGGCACGCTGCTCCAGTACCAGCGCCCCTCGAGTGGCTGTCTCGGCTACTTCGTCTACGACGGCGACGAGGCGGCCGTAATCGACCCGCTCCGTGCGTTCACCGACCGCTACCTCGAGGACGCCGACGAACTCGGCGTCGAGCTGAAATACGCGATCGACACCCACATCCACGCCGACCACATCTCGGGCGTGCGAGCACTCGTCGAGGAGGGTGTCGAGGGCGTCATCCCGAGCAAATCCGCCGACCGGGGTGCGACCTACGCCGCCGACGTGACCCTCGCCGAGGACGGCGACGAGTTCAACGTCGGCGACATCACCGTCGAGGCCGTCTCCACGCCCGGACACACCACCGACATGACGTCGTATCTGATCGACGACTCGCTGCTCGCGACCGGCGACGGCCTGTTCGTCGAGAGCGTCGCCCGTCCAGACCTCGAGGAGGGCGACGACGGTGCTCCCGAAGCTGCCCAGATGCTCCACGACTCGCTCCACGAGCGCGTACTGACGCTGCCCGACGAGACGTTGATCGGTGGCGCACACTTCAGTGACGCCGCCGAACCGGCCGAGGACGGTACCTACACCGCCCCGATCGGCCAGCTGGTCGACGAGATGGACGCCCTCTCGATGGCGAAAGACGAGTTCGTCGACCTGATCCTCTCGGACATGCCGCCGCGTCCGGCCAACTACGAGACGATCATCCCGACGAACCTCGGCCAGAACGAGGCCGACGACGACGAGGCGTTCGAACTCGAACTCGGGCCGAACAACTGCGCCGCAAGCCAGGAATCCCTGGCCGGTGACTAG
- a CDS encoding SCO family protein yields the protein MERRSVLQAVGAGGAMALAGCLDGVLESGAEGAVLGPPETDLSQSSHPTYGDEIPSFSVPDAFTGEVVTDEQFHGERAMLMTFFFTSCPDGLCPVLLQMLNMASEDATREGYDDDVAFVGITFDPEYDTTERLQEEVDSIGIDPSAENWHILRPEDNDEAYDVVAGDFGTPVHLEHDDHEEHDDGHGDGAESHDDHDGHDDNDHGEHETDRDDHENHDDAQVETAEPTDGTHVYIILLVNENGIVERSYPGATNYSAEEIIDDLRTVVEG from the coding sequence ATGGAGAGGCGATCGGTCCTACAGGCGGTGGGTGCAGGCGGCGCGATGGCGCTGGCAGGCTGTCTCGACGGCGTCCTCGAGAGCGGTGCCGAAGGAGCCGTGCTCGGCCCGCCCGAGACCGACCTCAGTCAGTCCTCACACCCAACCTATGGCGACGAAATCCCGTCGTTTAGCGTCCCTGATGCGTTCACGGGTGAAGTCGTGACCGACGAGCAGTTCCACGGGGAGCGGGCGATGCTCATGACGTTCTTCTTTACGTCCTGTCCGGACGGCCTCTGTCCGGTTTTGCTGCAGATGCTCAACATGGCGTCGGAGGACGCAACACGCGAGGGATACGACGACGACGTCGCGTTCGTCGGCATCACGTTCGACCCGGAGTACGACACCACCGAGCGACTGCAGGAGGAAGTCGACAGCATCGGGATCGATCCGAGCGCAGAGAACTGGCACATCCTCCGTCCCGAGGACAACGACGAAGCATACGACGTCGTCGCTGGAGACTTCGGGACGCCGGTCCACCTCGAGCACGACGATCACGAAGAACACGACGATGGTCACGGTGATGGTGCCGAAAGCCACGACGATCACGATGGACACGACGACAACGACCACGGGGAACACGAAACCGATCGTGACGACCACGAGAACCACGACGACGCGCAAGTCGAAACAGCAGAGCCAACCGACGGGACCCACGTCTACATCATCCTCCTCGTGAACGAAAACGGGATCGTCGAACGGTCCTACCCCGGTGCAACGAACTACTCTGCCGAAGAAATCATCGACGACCTTCGAACCGTGGTGGAGGGGTAA
- a CDS encoding cytochrome c biogenesis CcdA family protein, whose translation MFGPEVLTAVSFALVAGVATFFSPCAYALLPGYVGFYATQTEEPTLRGTVVRGGIAATGIVLTLAVLLGVAFWLGQQAVEGLLIVEPLVGVALVAFGVIVLAGKAPSLSVTLPQRRSSVLGFGIFGAGYAVAAAGCVAPIFLTVVVQSLAFPPTEGAIILGTYVASIALLMLALTVATGMGLLAGAGRLAAYSHRLEQLAGAVMIVAGLGQLYVAYVNPDPDPASLLDGGTETATLVLDVALTVTATLG comes from the coding sequence ATGTTCGGTCCCGAGGTCCTCACCGCCGTCTCGTTCGCGCTCGTCGCCGGCGTGGCGACGTTCTTCTCGCCGTGTGCCTATGCACTGTTGCCCGGCTACGTCGGCTTCTACGCCACCCAGACCGAGGAACCGACCCTTCGTGGGACGGTCGTCCGCGGCGGGATCGCTGCCACTGGGATCGTCCTCACCCTCGCTGTGCTCCTCGGAGTCGCGTTCTGGCTGGGTCAACAGGCCGTCGAAGGGCTGTTGATCGTCGAGCCACTCGTCGGCGTCGCACTCGTCGCCTTCGGCGTGATCGTCCTCGCCGGCAAGGCACCCTCACTGTCGGTCACGTTGCCACAGCGGCGCTCGAGCGTCCTCGGCTTCGGGATCTTCGGCGCAGGGTACGCCGTCGCGGCTGCCGGCTGCGTCGCACCGATCTTCCTGACGGTCGTCGTCCAGTCGCTCGCGTTCCCGCCCACCGAAGGGGCGATCATCCTCGGCACGTACGTCGCATCGATCGCCCTGTTGATGCTCGCACTCACCGTCGCGACCGGCATGGGACTGCTCGCGGGAGCCGGTCGACTGGCCGCCTACAGCCACCGACTCGAGCAACTCGCCGGCGCAGTCATGATCGTCGCCGGTCTGGGACAGCTCTACGTCGCTTACGTCAACCCCGATCCTGACCCTGCGTCACTCCTCGACGGCGGAACCGAGACGGCGACTCTGGTTCTCGACGTTGCTCTCACCGTGACCGCCACACTGGGCTAG
- a CDS encoding AAA family ATPase gives MDVEEASEVAEEICATIGEAVVCDRSFLETVLVGIVGRGHVLLEDVPGTGKTLTAQSVADVLGLSFSRIQFTPDLLPADVTGTYVFDERDRTFEFTPGPLFANVVLADEINRAPPKTQAALLEAMEEGQVTVDGETHALPEPFFVIATQNPVEQEGTFPLPEAQLDRFLVKTSMGYPDEDGEVELLERRVAREAATPSVETVLEPDRVTDLRQVPEAVHVDEDVVDYVVAIARATRPAGHVEVGVSPRGTQRLLEAARAYSAIVGRSYVTPDDVAHVCQPVLAHRLVLTPDATVTGVQPGRIVDDVLESVPVPTVE, from the coding sequence ATGGACGTCGAGGAAGCCAGCGAGGTGGCCGAGGAGATCTGTGCGACGATCGGCGAGGCAGTCGTCTGTGATCGGTCGTTCCTCGAGACGGTCCTCGTCGGCATCGTCGGTCGCGGACACGTCCTCCTCGAGGACGTTCCCGGGACCGGAAAGACCCTGACTGCCCAGAGCGTCGCGGACGTACTCGGGCTCTCGTTTTCCCGGATCCAGTTCACTCCCGACCTGTTGCCAGCCGACGTGACGGGGACGTACGTGTTCGACGAGCGCGACCGGACCTTCGAGTTCACGCCGGGACCGCTGTTCGCCAACGTCGTGCTCGCCGACGAGATCAACCGCGCGCCACCCAAGACGCAGGCAGCACTGCTCGAAGCGATGGAGGAGGGGCAAGTGACCGTCGATGGCGAGACGCACGCGCTTCCCGAGCCGTTCTTCGTGATCGCGACGCAGAACCCGGTCGAGCAGGAAGGGACGTTCCCGCTCCCGGAGGCACAACTCGACCGGTTCCTCGTCAAGACGTCGATGGGGTACCCGGACGAGGATGGCGAGGTCGAACTGCTCGAGCGTCGCGTGGCCCGCGAGGCGGCGACGCCGTCGGTCGAGACCGTTCTCGAGCCGGATCGGGTGACCGACCTCAGGCAGGTCCCAGAGGCCGTCCACGTCGACGAGGACGTCGTCGATTACGTGGTCGCCATCGCACGGGCGACCCGGCCTGCAGGCCACGTCGAGGTCGGCGTCTCGCCGCGTGGCACTCAGCGGCTGCTCGAGGCTGCACGAGCCTACAGCGCTATCGTCGGTCGGTCGTACGTGACGCCGGACGACGTCGCGCACGTCTGTCAGCCCGTCCTGGCCCACCGGCTGGTGCTGACGCCAGACGCGACCGTGACCGGCGTCCAGCCGGGCCGTATCGTCGACGACGTCCTCGAGTCGGTCCCCGTCCCGACTGTCGAGTGA
- a CDS encoding sulfurtransferase TusA family protein — translation MTTEYDTTETLDVKGLSCPMPVVKAKQAIDDLEADDVLEVVATDSGSMSDIQGWADGTDGVELLEQVEGDDTYTHYVKKTD, via the coding sequence ATGACTACAGAATACGACACCACCGAGACGCTCGACGTGAAAGGACTGTCCTGCCCAATGCCCGTCGTCAAAGCGAAGCAGGCGATCGACGACCTCGAGGCAGACGACGTACTGGAAGTCGTCGCGACCGACTCCGGCAGTATGAGTGACATTCAGGGGTGGGCCGACGGAACTGACGGCGTCGAGCTGCTCGAGCAGGTCGAGGGTGACGACACCTACACGCACTACGTGAAGAAGACCGATTGA
- a CDS encoding DsrE/DsrF/DrsH-like family protein has product MSTDNPPASADGPDGEIDPAEVQALLERVEELEQSVADIDEGDGNKKMTIVATKGTLDMAYPPLILASTAAAFDWDVVVFHTFWGLDILHEETSKNLKLSAVGNPNMPVPNAVAALPGMDAMATKMMRKKIDDNDTATIEELIDLSLDLGVDLQACQMTIELMDYDEDEFYDGVTTGVGAATALQHMAESDVQLLI; this is encoded by the coding sequence ATGAGTACCGACAACCCACCGGCGTCGGCCGACGGACCCGACGGCGAGATCGACCCGGCCGAGGTGCAGGCGTTGCTCGAGCGCGTCGAGGAACTCGAACAATCTGTCGCAGATATCGACGAAGGCGACGGTAACAAGAAGATGACTATCGTCGCGACCAAGGGGACCCTCGATATGGCCTACCCGCCGTTGATCCTCGCGAGTACGGCCGCCGCGTTCGACTGGGACGTCGTCGTCTTCCACACCTTCTGGGGACTCGACATCCTCCACGAGGAGACCTCGAAGAACCTCAAGCTCAGCGCGGTCGGTAACCCGAACATGCCGGTTCCCAACGCGGTCGCCGCGCTCCCCGGAATGGACGCGATGGCGACGAAGATGATGCGCAAGAAGATCGACGACAACGACACCGCCACGATCGAGGAGCTGATCGACCTCTCGCTCGACCTGGGCGTCGACCTGCAGGCCTGCCAGATGACGATCGAGCTGATGGACTACGACGAAGACGAGTTTTACGACGGCGTCACCACCGGCGTCGGCGCGGCCACGGCACTCCAGCACATGGCCGAGTCGGACGTCCAGCTTCTCATCTGA
- a CDS encoding FAD-dependent oxidoreductase, which yields MDDPFVIVGGDAAGMSAASKAKRENPDLEVIVFERGEWVSYAACGMPYYVKGTVDDLDDLVAVTPEEFREGRDVDLRTNHEVVAIDPDTQTVTVEADGEQFDQPYGALLIGTGARAIQPPFDGLDLEGVFTLRSMDEADAIEDDVSAHDLETAAIVGGGYVGVEMAEALTERGIEVSIYEMLPQILQPFGEETASVVEDHLEDQGVSVHLETAVDGFEGDDRVDEVLLDGGDRAEPADLVVVGVGVAPNVSLAEEAGIELGPTGAIATDEYGRTNCDDVYAAGDAAEATNVVTGEPDHVPLALTANRAGRAIGTTVAGEPTPTGGTAGTAIVKAFDLGAARTGIIDEERARDAGFDPVSVTIEAPTRPHYYPGATELTITLVADRETERVLGASLVGRDGAKRIDTVATAVDAELTVGELLNLDLAYAPPFSPVWDPVLTAAKVLSGTLE from the coding sequence ATGGACGACCCGTTCGTCATCGTTGGTGGTGACGCCGCCGGAATGAGTGCCGCGAGCAAGGCCAAACGCGAAAACCCGGATCTCGAGGTGATCGTCTTCGAACGGGGTGAATGGGTGTCGTACGCCGCCTGCGGGATGCCCTACTACGTGAAGGGAACGGTCGACGACCTCGACGACCTCGTCGCCGTCACTCCCGAGGAGTTCCGCGAGGGGCGTGACGTCGATCTCAGAACGAACCACGAGGTCGTCGCCATCGATCCCGACACACAGACGGTCACCGTCGAGGCCGACGGCGAGCAGTTCGACCAGCCCTACGGTGCACTGTTGATCGGCACCGGTGCCCGCGCAATCCAGCCCCCCTTCGACGGACTCGACCTCGAGGGCGTGTTCACGCTCCGGAGCATGGACGAGGCCGACGCGATCGAAGACGACGTCTCCGCACACGACCTCGAGACGGCCGCCATCGTCGGCGGCGGCTACGTGGGCGTCGAGATGGCGGAAGCGCTCACGGAACGGGGTATCGAGGTCTCGATCTACGAGATGCTTCCGCAGATCCTCCAGCCCTTCGGCGAGGAGACGGCGAGTGTCGTCGAGGATCACCTCGAGGACCAGGGCGTCTCGGTGCACCTCGAGACGGCCGTCGACGGTTTCGAGGGTGACGACCGCGTCGACGAGGTCCTGCTCGACGGTGGTGACCGGGCAGAACCGGCCGACCTCGTCGTCGTCGGCGTCGGCGTCGCCCCGAACGTCTCCCTCGCCGAGGAGGCGGGGATCGAACTCGGCCCGACGGGTGCCATCGCGACCGACGAGTACGGCCGGACGAACTGCGACGACGTCTACGCCGCGGGTGACGCTGCGGAGGCGACGAACGTCGTCACTGGCGAGCCCGATCACGTTCCACTCGCGCTGACGGCCAACCGCGCGGGTCGGGCGATCGGTACCACGGTCGCCGGCGAGCCGACGCCGACTGGCGGGACGGCAGGGACGGCCATCGTGAAGGCCTTCGACCTCGGTGCCGCGCGAACGGGGATCATCGACGAAGAGCGCGCTCGCGATGCGGGGTTCGACCCCGTTTCGGTGACGATCGAAGCACCCACGCGCCCGCACTACTACCCCGGGGCGACGGAACTGACGATCACGCTCGTGGCCGACCGGGAAACCGAACGGGTCCTCGGCGCGAGCCTGGTCGGACGCGACGGCGCGAAACGCATCGACACGGTCGCCACCGCCGTCGACGCCGAACTGACCGTCGGCGAACTGCTGAACCTCGACCTCGCGTACGCGCCACCGTTCAGCCCCGTCTGGGATCCGGTCCTGACTGCGGCGAAGGTACTTTCGGGAACACTCGAGTAG
- a CDS encoding TlpA family protein disulfide reductase encodes MRRRELIAGAVGGGLLLGGGAVALGGLPSVGDDESSEPTEPIEVRTLEARGSEAGTMTVPDDDRLTAVTFFATTCSSCAEKMPHLAEAAAGLEGEPIQFVSVTTEPVGNTVPESEVVEWFESHDGDWLLAHDDGSRLTVAYDGVPYPKTAVVDTDGTTLWEHVGTASTEELLEGFESALADADL; translated from the coding sequence ATGCGTCGACGGGAACTCATCGCCGGAGCGGTCGGGGGTGGCCTCCTCCTCGGGGGTGGTGCCGTTGCACTCGGTGGACTCCCCTCGGTCGGCGACGACGAGTCGTCCGAGCCTACCGAACCGATCGAGGTCCGCACCCTCGAGGCTCGCGGCAGCGAGGCCGGGACGATGACGGTTCCTGACGACGACCGGCTCACTGCGGTGACGTTCTTCGCGACGACCTGCTCGAGCTGTGCCGAGAAGATGCCCCACCTCGCCGAGGCAGCCGCGGGCCTCGAGGGCGAACCGATCCAGTTCGTCTCGGTGACGACCGAACCGGTCGGAAACACCGTCCCCGAATCCGAGGTCGTCGAGTGGTTCGAGAGTCACGACGGTGACTGGCTGCTCGCTCACGACGACGGCTCCCGGCTGACGGTGGCCTACGACGGCGTCCCATATCCGAAAACCGCCGTCGTCGACACCGACGGCACGACGCTGTGGGAACACGTCGGGACGGCCTCCACCGAGGAACTCCTCGAGGGGTTCGAGAGCGCGCTGGCGGACGCGGACCTGTAA